In the Candidatus Mycosynbacter amalyticus genome, one interval contains:
- a CDS encoding trypsin-like serine protease encodes MRKIACTLLQDWRNTKVKTRRTKLAVLATATMIVATGIGGATASAQELPGTVRIHNATQWLPNDTLPDTYCTIGAVGTDKYGREIGITAGHCFADGPYANTNIAEDIQPVFDRNNLNWREGGNERGNDPIGYLRWYKGAEGSPAGHPGRDYAIIEFVDGVQLSSQGPHIKMTGIHELPSGTIDSPYATAPAQPREKVLGTGVLTNHQLVTSSYPNGVQYGRITNNSFTGTVGIYQAGASHLAGDSGGPAVIKDASAQYPSASNGFQTQGRWVGITKARVIGYPPYTYTSSANILADLCTRDLASGQNGSVAGAGFEVTTNP; translated from the coding sequence GTGCGTAAAATCGCATGCACCTTACTCCAGGACTGGAGAAACACGAAAGTGAAAACCAGACGCACGAAACTCGCAGTACTCGCAACAGCCACAATGATTGTCGCTACGGGCATCGGAGGGGCGACAGCTTCGGCTCAGGAGCTTCCGGGAACGGTCAGGATCCACAATGCAACCCAGTGGCTCCCCAATGACACTCTTCCTGATACCTACTGCACGATTGGAGCAGTTGGTACCGACAAGTATGGGCGCGAGATCGGCATAACCGCCGGTCATTGCTTTGCCGACGGTCCATACGCGAACACCAATATCGCCGAGGACATTCAGCCGGTCTTCGATAGGAACAATCTGAACTGGAGAGAGGGTGGAAACGAGCGGGGCAACGACCCAATTGGCTACCTACGGTGGTACAAGGGCGCGGAAGGCTCCCCTGCAGGTCATCCCGGCAGGGATTACGCCATCATCGAGTTTGTCGATGGCGTGCAACTTTCGTCGCAAGGCCCGCACATCAAAATGACCGGCATTCATGAGCTGCCATCGGGGACGATTGATTCTCCGTATGCAACTGCGCCGGCGCAGCCGCGTGAGAAGGTGCTGGGCACGGGCGTTCTCACGAACCACCAGCTGGTCACATCGAGTTATCCAAACGGTGTCCAGTATGGTCGTATCACGAACAACTCGTTCACCGGTACGGTCGGCATCTATCAAGCCGGTGCATCCCATCTGGCCGGCGACAGCGGTGGACCTGCCGTCATCAAGGATGCTAGTGCGCAGTATCCATCTGCGTCCAACGGTTTCCAGACGCAAGGTAGATGGGTCGGTATCACGAAGGCACGTGTAATTGGATACCCTCCATACACGTACACTTCATCCGCGAATATTCTCGCGGACCTGTGTACGCGGGATTTGGCTTCGGGCCAGAACGGATCGGTGGCCGGTGCAGGATTCGAGGTCACCACTAACCCGTAG
- a CDS encoding HIT family protein: MNESIFTKIINGDIPSYKIYEDEHTYAFLDIHPIASGHTLVVPKQQVEFVWDLDTAAYQALQASVQKIARHLRTTLNVPYVGEQIIGVDVPHAHIHLIPFTDVSQYRHMPDMTAEPDHVALSEIAAQLRFS, encoded by the coding sequence ATGAACGAGTCGATTTTCACCAAAATTATCAACGGAGACATTCCGAGCTACAAGATATACGAAGACGAGCATACGTATGCGTTTCTCGATATCCACCCTATCGCATCTGGGCATACGCTGGTGGTGCCCAAGCAGCAAGTAGAGTTTGTTTGGGATCTCGATACTGCCGCCTATCAGGCTTTGCAGGCGAGCGTGCAGAAGATTGCTAGACATCTTCGTACTACACTTAATGTACCGTACGTGGGCGAGCAAATCATTGGCGTAGATGTACCGCATGCACATATCCATCTAATTCCGTTTACGGATGTATCACAGTATCGTCACATGCCAGATATGACTGCCGAGCCAGACCATGTGGCATTGTCAGAAATTGCCGCGCAGCTTCGCTTCTCATAG
- a CDS encoding PP2C family protein-serine/threonine phosphatase translates to MTRQNEGFNNFDDISPNNPEWNHARSIRIPDFILRQRPHPNKHVPTQGHITPPTSHVQNQEIVSSPRFDQPVESLDLSNLREHYAIHTKLFGTTEQSLRKHSSDDYIFMDAENNAAGVFDGVGSAVKADEAAYAAGAAAKKALARDHVLTEKRAANLMRDALFAAHEVVCDMDATVPAGREAPATTGTIAQVFRNFDGDQYVAVASVGDSRAYIHSPSHDYFSCITTDQTPSRLPQDALRARQSRLDHVERRDDYDTLSPEDKRAWQTRNIIGSALGSERVIPQIILHKVSPGDRIVLTTDGVHDNLSAQQMRQYIGGSDAAAIPKSLIMSAQDMEDSFRGKPDDMSCVVIEVQ, encoded by the coding sequence ATGACGCGTCAGAACGAAGGATTCAATAATTTCGACGACATCTCTCCGAATAATCCCGAGTGGAACCATGCACGGAGCATACGGATACCCGATTTCATCCTACGCCAACGTCCTCATCCCAACAAACACGTGCCTACTCAGGGTCACATTACCCCTCCCACATCTCACGTACAGAACCAAGAGATTGTCAGCTCTCCTCGTTTTGATCAACCCGTTGAATCACTAGATCTCAGTAATTTGCGTGAGCACTATGCTATCCACACAAAACTATTTGGCACAACCGAGCAATCACTACGTAAACACTCCTCGGACGACTATATATTCATGGACGCGGAAAATAACGCGGCCGGTGTATTCGATGGCGTAGGCAGTGCTGTTAAGGCAGACGAAGCAGCGTATGCGGCAGGCGCTGCAGCCAAAAAGGCTCTTGCGCGTGACCATGTATTAACCGAGAAGCGTGCTGCCAACCTCATGCGAGATGCGTTGTTTGCTGCCCATGAGGTAGTATGTGATATGGATGCAACCGTACCTGCAGGAAGGGAAGCTCCCGCAACCACAGGGACAATCGCACAAGTGTTTCGCAACTTCGACGGTGACCAATATGTAGCCGTAGCTTCTGTGGGAGATAGCCGCGCATATATACATAGCCCATCGCACGACTATTTTTCTTGTATCACGACAGATCAGACGCCAAGCAGATTACCCCAAGATGCCTTACGGGCTCGCCAAAGCAGATTAGACCATGTGGAGCGTAGAGACGACTATGACACACTCAGTCCCGAAGACAAGCGCGCATGGCAGACGCGGAATATAATCGGTAGCGCGCTCGGTAGCGAACGCGTCATCCCACAGATCATTTTGCATAAAGTATCGCCTGGCGATCGTATTGTCTTAACTACGGATGGTGTTCACGATAACCTATCCGCGCAGCAAATGCGACAATACATAGGTGGAAGTGATGCTGCAGCTATTCCAAAATCACTTATCATGAGCGCTCAAGACATGGAAGACAGTTTCCGTGGCAAACCAGATGACATGTCGTGTGTGGTGATAGAGGTACAATAA